A genomic segment from bacterium encodes:
- a CDS encoding HesA/MoeB/ThiF family protein produces MNAIGKTISGLSRGGLIAEEDLRAVAGRHAVSLREAHRAALELGIMPRRYARNMAALSTADQLRLHDAAVAVIGCGGLGGYIVEELARLGVGTIKIIDPDSFSEDNLNRQLYATRHSLGRSKAACAAQRVRQINPAIRVTAVKAALGRDNGVKLLERTQVAVDALDNISGRLELAQACRIHGIPLVHGSVGGWYGQVLTEYPGDGTLEKLYAHCHNDRGVEQEIGNLACAVAVIAGLQVAEAGKIVLGRPASLRSKVLFIDLLEMEFTEIAF; encoded by the coding sequence ATGAATGCCATAGGTAAAACCATATCCGGGTTGTCCAGGGGCGGCCTGATCGCCGAGGAAGATCTGCGCGCCGTGGCCGGGCGGCATGCCGTGAGCCTGCGCGAGGCCCACCGGGCGGCGCTGGAACTCGGCATCATGCCCCGGCGCTATGCCCGCAACATGGCCGCGCTTTCCACTGCGGACCAGCTCCGGCTCCACGATGCGGCGGTCGCCGTAATCGGATGCGGCGGACTGGGCGGTTATATCGTGGAGGAACTGGCGCGCCTCGGGGTGGGCACGATCAAGATAATCGACCCGGACAGCTTCAGCGAGGACAACCTCAACCGGCAGCTCTACGCCACCCGTCATAGCCTGGGACGGTCCAAGGCGGCATGCGCCGCCCAGCGGGTACGTCAGATCAACCCTGCCATCAGGGTTACGGCGGTCAAGGCGGCCCTGGGAAGGGACAATGGGGTCAAGCTGTTGGAAAGGACCCAGGTCGCGGTTGACGCCCTGGACAACATCTCCGGCCGGCTTGAACTCGCGCAGGCCTGCCGGATACACGGCATCCCCCTGGTCCACGGCAGTGTCGGCGGCTGGTATGGCCAGGTCCTCACCGAATACCCGGGCGACGGAACCTTGGAGAAACTCTATGCCCACTGCCACAACGATAGGGGGGTGGAGCAAGAAATCGGGAATCTCGCCTGTGCCGTGGCCGTTATAGCCGGTCTGCAAGTAGCCGAGGCTGGCAAGATCGTGTTGGGTAGGCCGGCTTCATTGCGGAGCAAGGTGCTGTTCATCGATCTTTTAGAGATGGAATTTACCGAGATAGCCTTCTGA
- a CDS encoding nitroreductase family protein — protein MFSKPVTDLIRQRWSIRTYNGAPLGADLEQRLQAFLAANTTGPFGTQVRFSLITATDQDREAVNNLSTYGFIRNPAGFMVGAVERGPYALEDYGYLMQKNVLMATDLGLGTCWLGGTFSQSGFARHITLRDNEMIAAISPVGHQGDMRTFDSIARWSVGAAKRKPWEELFFADRGPLSRTEAGEYAEALEMVRLAPSAANKQPWRILKQGHTFHFFMKRNSTFLIRMPNKADMQRVDMGIAMCHFDLTVPSRETGAWHVDQIRGSHPLGEYRFSWLG, from the coding sequence ATGTTTTCCAAACCCGTAACCGACCTTATCAGACAGCGCTGGTCCATACGGACCTACAACGGAGCCCCGCTCGGCGCCGACCTTGAGCAGCGTTTGCAAGCCTTTCTGGCCGCCAACACCACGGGGCCATTCGGCACCCAGGTGCGCTTTTCCCTCATTACCGCCACAGACCAGGACCGTGAAGCCGTCAACAACCTTTCCACGTATGGATTCATCCGCAACCCGGCCGGGTTTATGGTCGGGGCCGTGGAGCGCGGCCCGTATGCGCTGGAAGACTACGGTTATCTCATGCAGAAAAATGTCCTGATGGCCACGGATTTGGGCCTGGGGACATGCTGGCTGGGCGGCACGTTCAGTCAAAGCGGGTTCGCCCGGCACATTACGCTCCGCGACAATGAAATGATCGCCGCCATTTCGCCGGTCGGACATCAGGGCGACATGCGCACATTCGACAGTATTGCCCGCTGGAGTGTCGGGGCGGCCAAGCGCAAACCCTGGGAAGAGCTCTTCTTTGCCGACCGTGGCCCCTTATCGCGAACGGAAGCCGGGGAATATGCCGAGGCCCTGGAAATGGTGCGCCTGGCTCCCTCGGCCGCCAATAAGCAGCCCTGGCGCATCCTCAAGCAAGGCCATACCTTTCATTTCTTTATGAAGAGAAATTCTACCTTTTTGATTCGCATGCCGAACAAGGCGGATATGCAGCGCGTGGACATGGGCATCGCCATGTGCCATTTCGATCTCACGGTGCCGTCCAGAGAAACCGGGGCCTGGCATGTCGACCAGATCCGCGGCAGCCACCCGCTGGGGGAGTATAGGTTCAGCTGGCTCGGATAA
- a CDS encoding helix-turn-helix domain-containing protein: MDIKNLAKIMKALSHPNRLELYLEIKKKHEIQYEAGQEGCLISDIIGCMSIGAPTISHHLKELANADLIVTERKGKFLVAKINQQTLASVSAVLSLSGGTE, encoded by the coding sequence ATGGATATCAAAAATCTGGCTAAGATCATGAAAGCGCTTTCGCACCCCAACCGGCTGGAACTCTATCTCGAGATCAAGAAAAAGCACGAGATCCAATACGAGGCCGGCCAAGAGGGGTGCCTGATTTCGGACATCATCGGCTGCATGAGTATCGGCGCGCCGACCATATCCCACCATCTCAAGGAACTGGCCAATGCCGATCTCATCGTCACCGAACGCAAGGGCAAATTCCTGGTAGCCAAGATCAACCAGCAGACCCTGGCCTCGGTGTCGGCCGTGCTTTCGCTTTCCGGCGGCACGGAATAG
- a CDS encoding MoaD/ThiS family protein, translating into MPPIKVTVKLFASLQAGRFKIQDLVFEAGTTVAELIASLDIPEKEVSLIMINGRHKELDHRLAEAETCALFPPVGGG; encoded by the coding sequence ATGCCGCCGATCAAGGTAACGGTTAAACTCTTCGCCTCGCTGCAGGCTGGACGGTTCAAGATACAGGACCTGGTCTTCGAGGCCGGGACCACGGTCGCGGAGCTCATCGCGTCCTTGGACATCCCGGAAAAAGAGGTGTCGCTGATCATGATCAACGGCCGGCACAAGGAATTGGATCATAGGCTTGCCGAGGCCGAGACCTGCGCCCTTTTCCCGCCCGTGGGCGGCGGATGA
- a CDS encoding NADH:flavin oxidoreductase, with the protein MARQRYAVFSEGVIGRLKLKNRLVRAATYEAAMTKDGRITQKMLDLYQALTQGGVGTIITGQMAVALAGKGMPKQACVYDDRFIPEISQIAATVHQSGDGCKVIAQLNHAGRQVTHENTWAEAVAPSVVASPVTRKQARRLSVEEIRSIVEAFAQAIVRVQQAGFDGVQLHAGHGWLLSSFLSPYTNRRDDEYGGTAANRVRIIAEIVAQARALVGDFPILIKINCEDHVVGGTNRESFPEMASLIAATGVDAIEVSGGMWDCLVRPERELGFVSVPIPEARTNIVKPEKQSYFLKYVEDLNLNIPVILVGGNRNIERLEQIVSGGAAAFIALARPLVNEPDLPRRWLEGSGSSNARCISCNACLLSIKYGSLHCILNQSKPLQKIVHTAAPLTWQLFLR; encoded by the coding sequence ATGGCTCGGCAGAGATACGCGGTCTTTTCCGAAGGTGTAATCGGTCGGCTGAAGCTCAAGAACCGTCTCGTGCGAGCGGCCACGTATGAGGCGGCCATGACCAAGGACGGCCGCATCACCCAGAAGATGCTCGACCTGTATCAGGCCCTGACCCAGGGCGGGGTAGGGACGATCATCACCGGGCAGATGGCCGTGGCCCTGGCCGGCAAGGGCATGCCCAAACAGGCCTGTGTCTATGATGACCGTTTCATCCCGGAAATCAGCCAGATCGCCGCTACGGTGCACCAGTCTGGTGATGGTTGCAAGGTCATTGCCCAGCTCAACCATGCCGGCCGGCAGGTGACACATGAGAATACCTGGGCGGAAGCGGTCGCGCCCTCCGTGGTGGCCAGCCCGGTCACCCGCAAGCAGGCCCGTCGCTTGAGCGTGGAAGAGATACGATCCATCGTGGAGGCCTTTGCGCAGGCCATCGTCCGGGTGCAGCAGGCCGGCTTCGACGGGGTTCAGCTGCATGCCGGGCATGGCTGGCTCTTGAGCAGCTTTCTCTCGCCCTACACCAACCGCCGCGACGATGAGTACGGCGGAACAGCCGCCAACCGGGTGCGTATCATCGCCGAGATCGTGGCCCAGGCCCGCGCCTTGGTGGGCGATTTCCCCATCCTGATCAAGATCAACTGCGAAGACCATGTAGTGGGCGGGACCAACCGGGAGAGCTTCCCGGAAATGGCCAGCCTTATCGCGGCCACGGGCGTGGATGCCATCGAAGTCAGCGGCGGCATGTGGGACTGCCTGGTGCGTCCCGAGCGCGAACTCGGATTCGTGTCCGTGCCCATACCGGAGGCCCGCACCAATATCGTCAAGCCCGAGAAGCAGTCCTACTTTCTGAAATATGTCGAGGACCTGAATCTGAACATCCCAGTCATCCTGGTGGGCGGCAACCGCAATATCGAGCGGCTGGAGCAGATCGTCAGTGGCGGCGCGGCGGCCTTTATCGCGCTGGCCCGGCCGCTGGTCAATGAACCCGACCTGCCGCGGCGCTGGCTGGAGGGCAGCGGCTCTTCCAATGCCCGCTGCATCTCCTGCAATGCCTGCCTGCTCAGCATCAAATACGGATCATTGCATTGCATCTTGAACCAGAGCAAGCCCTTGCAGAAGATCGTCCATACCGCCGCGCCCCTGACCTGGCAGCTGTTCCTGCGCTAG